The Mariluticola halotolerans nucleotide sequence CGATAGTTTTAATGTCCATTATGAGCCTCCACAGGTTTCCTAGCCTGATTGCGGTCGCGGCGACAAGTGCGGCATGACGCACCTTTGCGAGAGGGAACTTTGCCTGATAGACAGCAGATGAATGAAGCGAGAGGCGCGACGATGTCTGGCACTTGGACAAAACACGATATGGACTTTCTGGGCGGCCACCGGCAGCGGCGGACGCGTCAGGCAGCATGGAGCCGCGCCATGGTGCGCCAGACCGTGCTGACACCGGCGGATCTGATCTGGCCCCTGTTTGTCATTGAAGGCCAGAACGAGCGCAGTGCCATCAACACAATGCCGGGTGTCGAGCGACTCTCGATTGATCTGGCGGTTGAAGCGGCCAAACAAGCAGCATCAGAGGGTATTCCGGCACTGGCGCTGTTTCCGAACACACCGGGGCATTTGCGCAGCGAGAACGGCGAAGAAGCCTATAATCCGGACAATCTGATGTGCCGCGCGCTGAGCGCAATCAAGCAAGCCGTGCCTGATATCGGCCTGATCGCCGATGTCGCGCTGGACGAATATTCCGCCAACGGGCAGGACGGGCTGGTGCGCAACGGCGAAATTCTCAATGACGAGACAATTGAGGTCATGGTGAAGTCGGCCATTGTGCAGGCCCGTGCCGGGGCCGACATCATTGCCCCCTCGGACATGATGGATGGCCGGGTTGGCGCCATTCGCATGGCGCTTGATGCTGAAGGGCATGACAAGACCGCGATCATGTCCTATTCGGCGAAATATGCGTCCGTCTATTACGGGCCGTTCCGCGAGGCTGTTGGTTCAGGTGAGCGATTGCAGGGTGACAAGCGCACCTATCAGATGGATTACGCCAATTCGGACGAAGCCCTGCGGGAAGTGGCGCAGGACATTGATGAAGGCGCGGACATGGTCATGGTCAAGCCGGGCATGCCCTATCTCGATATCGTGCGCCGGGTGCGTGACGATTTCAACATCCCGGTTTTCGCCTATCAGGTCTCTGGCGAATACGCGATGATCGAGTTCGCGGCCAAGGCTGGGGCGTTTGACCGGACCGCCGCCATGATGGAAGCGCTCTATGCGTTCAAGCGCGCGGGCTGTGATGGTGTACTGACCTATCATGCGCTGGAGGCGGCACGCATACTGAACGGCGAACGCGTATAGCAGCCCGTTTCAGGATTACCCCTTGTGCAAAGCCCCCTCACTATCAATATGGTGATGGTATTGCATGAGGGACCAAGACATGAGCGCTAATTTACCCGACCCCAGAACTTCGCCCGAACTGTTTGACGGTTTGCTGACGCGGCGGGTAATGGCCTATCTTGTCGATCTGGTGATTATTTCGGCGATTTCGCTGATATTCTTGATGCTGACCCTTGTCGCGGGCTTTTTGACCCTGGGGCTGGCCTGGATTTCGCTGCCCTTTATCGTGCCTGTTGCCGTGTTCCTATATTATGTGGTGACGCTCGGTTCATCGCGCCGGGCGACCTACGGCATGCAGATTTGCGATCTGGTGCTCACGCCGGTTTCCGGGCCTCCCCTTGAGGGCTGGAAGGCGCTGCTGCATCCGTTCGTATTCTGGGTTACCATCTGGATTTTCTGGCCGCTACTGCTGGTGGGCCTGTTCACCCAGCGCCGGCAGCTGGTTCATGACATGATCACCAGCACACTGATGTTGCGCCGTTCGCCGATGGAGAGGCACTGGGCCAGCCGGGGCGGGTTTCAGGGTTTCGACGCCTGAGACAACCATTTGGGATTACAATCAGGCGGGGCTTTGCATAAACTTTGCAATCGCGCAGCATGAATTTCGTGCCGGGCGTTGAAAATTTCGCTTGGGTTCAGCCCCTGAGATCAGCATGATGGCGCGATGTTTGACCTAGGTCTTGATGCACATTTTGTCGCCATGTGGTTCACCTTCGCGGTGATCGCCATTTCCATGGTATTCTATGCAACGGAATGGGCTTCGATCGAGCTGGTTTCGCTTGGCGTTCTTGTTGCGCTGCTGGTTATGGCCAGCCTGATGCCTGGTGCCGGCCTGACGCCCGACCGGTTGCTTTCCGGCTTCGCCAACCCCGCCCTGATCACCATTCTGGCCCTTCTTGCGGTCGGACAGGGTCTGATCCAGACCGAGGCTTTGGGGCGATTGGCCGAGCAATTGGCGGAGATGTGGCCCAAGCACCCGACACGTGTGGTGTTGCTGGCGCTGGTGATTGCCGGACTAGCAAGCGCAGTGGTCAACAACACGCCGGTGGTGGTGGTGTTCATGCCGGTTCTGGCGTCGGTCATTTCGCGCCGGGGCCTGCCCGCCTCGAAATTCATGATGTCGTTGAGCTATGTGACCATTCTTGGCGGCATGATTACCGTGCTGGGGTCATCCACCAACCTGCTGGCGGCGGGTGTGGCTCAGCAATACGGCATTGAATCGGTCACGTTCTTTTCATTCGCCGTGCCGGGCCTGGCCATGGCCTTTGTCGGCGGGCTTTATGTCTTGTTCATTGCCCCGCGTATTGTGCCGGACAATGCAGGCGAAAGCACAGGCGCACGCAACCGCAATACCCAGTTCCTGACCGAGATAAGACTGACACACGGCCATCCGCTGATTGGCGACCATACCGTGGCCGGCATGTTCCCCAAGCTGACCACCATGACGGTGCGCGCGGTGAAGCGGGGGCGTGATACCTTTTTGCCGCCCTTTGATGACCTGACTTTGCAAAGCGGCGACACGCTGATCATTGCCGCAACGCGGGATGCACTGACTGACGCGCTACGCAACTGGCGCGCGTTTGATGACGCGGGTTCGATCAGCGGCAGTGGCGAGGGCGAAAGCGTGGTGCTTTGCGAGGCACTGGTTCCCCCCGGTTCCCGCCTGGTCAATAATGGTGTTGATCAGGCCGGTTTCATGGCCCAACACGACGTGCTGATCCTCGGGCTTGAGCGGCGCAGCCGCATGCCGCGCCAGCAATTGAGCGAAATCCGACTGGAAGCCGGCGACATTCTGCTGATTGCAGGCCAGCCGAAATCCCTTGAGCGGATGCGGGGTCTTCAGGACCTGATCGTGATCGAGTGGAGCGCCTCGGAGGTCAAGCCGCATGGCATGGCCCTGCGCGCGCAATTGCTGTTTTTGTGCACCGTTGCGCTGATTGCCTCGGGCGTCATGCCCGCCGTGGTTGCCTCGGTGCTCGGCGCGTTC carries:
- a CDS encoding RDD family protein — protein: MSANLPDPRTSPELFDGLLTRRVMAYLVDLVIISAISLIFLMLTLVAGFLTLGLAWISLPFIVPVAVFLYYVVTLGSSRRATYGMQICDLVLTPVSGPPLEGWKALLHPFVFWVTIWIFWPLLLVGLFTQRRQLVHDMITSTLMLRRSPMERHWASRGGFQGFDA
- the hemB gene encoding porphobilinogen synthase is translated as MSGTWTKHDMDFLGGHRQRRTRQAAWSRAMVRQTVLTPADLIWPLFVIEGQNERSAINTMPGVERLSIDLAVEAAKQAASEGIPALALFPNTPGHLRSENGEEAYNPDNLMCRALSAIKQAVPDIGLIADVALDEYSANGQDGLVRNGEILNDETIEVMVKSAIVQARAGADIIAPSDMMDGRVGAIRMALDAEGHDKTAIMSYSAKYASVYYGPFREAVGSGERLQGDKRTYQMDYANSDEALREVAQDIDEGADMVMVKPGMPYLDIVRRVRDDFNIPVFAYQVSGEYAMIEFAAKAGAFDRTAAMMEALYAFKRAGCDGVLTYHALEAARILNGERV
- a CDS encoding SLC13 family permease, which gives rise to MFDLGLDAHFVAMWFTFAVIAISMVFYATEWASIELVSLGVLVALLVMASLMPGAGLTPDRLLSGFANPALITILALLAVGQGLIQTEALGRLAEQLAEMWPKHPTRVVLLALVIAGLASAVVNNTPVVVVFMPVLASVISRRGLPASKFMMSLSYVTILGGMITVLGSSTNLLAAGVAQQYGIESVTFFSFAVPGLAMAFVGGLYVLFIAPRIVPDNAGESTGARNRNTQFLTEIRLTHGHPLIGDHTVAGMFPKLTTMTVRAVKRGRDTFLPPFDDLTLQSGDTLIIAATRDALTDALRNWRAFDDAGSISGSGEGESVVLCEALVPPGSRLVNNGVDQAGFMAQHDVLILGLERRSRMPRQQLSEIRLEAGDILLIAGQPKSLERMRGLQDLIVIEWSASEVKPHGMALRAQLLFLCTVALIASGVMPAVVASVLGAFAMVATGCLNIRQAARAIDRKIIMLVGSSIAMATAMDVSGGAQLIADSAIGILGTSSPRVLMGGMFLVVAVITNFLSNNATAVLFTPIAIAAANSMGIDPLPLIATVILGANASFASPIGYQTNLLVMGAGHYRFRDFIIVGSPLVIIVWIVFCIVAPWYYGV